One window from the genome of Tachypleus tridentatus isolate NWPU-2018 chromosome 11, ASM421037v1, whole genome shotgun sequence encodes:
- the LOC143231496 gene encoding uncharacterized protein LOC143231496: MKFLLFYAVAVTVGVIVTGIDFQIPEDSFLDFYSYNNRRNFPTRNYYFTRPGQSYGFGYDYDGSRYAFRGNYGNIPNRRYDYTQGYPYYFYDTNYGYNHGYGFGFGYN; this comes from the exons ATGAAGTTTTTG ttattttatgcAGTCGCAGTTACTGTCGGAGTGATAGTTACAGGTATTGACTTTCAAATACCAGAGGACTCTTTTTTAGATTTCTATAGTTACAACAATCGGCGAAACTTCCCGACTCGTAACTATTATTTCACTCGTCCTGGACAATCGTATGGTTTTGGTTACGACTATGACGGCAGTAGATATGCTTTTCGTGGAAACTATGGCAATATTCCCAATAGACGTTACGATTACACTCAGGGTTATCCTTACTACTTTTATGATACTAACTATGGCTATAATCATGGATACGGTTTTGGATTTGGATATAACTAA